ttttgttgttgtcctgagGAGCAaccaataaataaaagatgtgAATGTGCTTGTAGATTAGAGAGGGAGATCTAATAGAGTTTAGCGCAGATCTAATTTTCCTCTTGGCTGTCTgtgcaggaagaggaagaggaggtgttGGTGGAGTGTCGAGTGCGTTTCTTGTCCTTCATGGGCGTGGGTCGAGACATACACTCTTTTGCCTTCATTATGGACACTGGGAACCAGCATTTCCAGTGTCATGTGTTCTGGTGCGACCCCAACGCAGGCAGTGTGTCCGAGGCTGTGCAGGCAGCATGTGTGGTAAGTTTATATTACTTTTGTCATGAAATGATGATGAGATGATGCTATATGTTGTATTCCAAAATTATTCTTTAAAGATTTtgtatttaaaggaatagtttggcaTTTTGTAAAATACACTTTTTTGCTAGTTTGCCAAGAATTAGATGTGAAGATCTACGCTGCTCTTATgtctgtatggtaaatatgaagctaccacCAGTACCAGTAGCTCTAAAGCTCACCGatcatatcttgtttgtttaatccagaCAAAAACcaagttttaaaaatgacacattcTGGTTTGTGGGCTATGTCCTGGACTGTGCTGATTATTGTTACATCTcaataaacagatatctgcatataaaGATATGCATATAAGAATCTGTGGCAGGGACAAGTTTTTGATATTGGAAGTGTTCTGGTCTCCGTTTTTGGTGTAATGGAAATTATTAATATAATCGAAATTAATCAACAATATAATGTCAACAGTTCTGACAGCATCTTTTACAGCAGAAAGTCTTTGTATTGTACCTTTAAAACCTTATGTAAATCAGCCTCAGGATCTGATGTCTCCTCTTATCCAGTAGCTTGATTACATGCCACTTCAAGGCCCTGAATCTTGCCACCTGCTATTCGTAGGCTTGACcaagtattgaccaatcacgtttaaGCAGGTTTTGATTgcatgcaggtaaacagtctgtgtggcAGGGGAATACATTGGCTGAAATGCTAAAAGtcttggaacccatcagctatctTCTGACGATGATTTATCTTTATATTAGATTTACTAAACTGGCTGAAATAATCAAGTCGTACGCGTTGTCTCTCAACTCAACATTATTCTTGTGTCTCAAGGTGCTAATTTGGAGCCTACGCAACACACCCCTACCAGCCTAGCCCATCAGTAGGCTACAGAATGAGCCCACCAACTAGACGGTTATGTTGCCCCTAGTGGTTGGCTGCAGTAAAGGTCATAAACCCTGCTCCCTTCATGTTAGTGGATTGGACATGGACCACAATAAAAGATTAcaccggatttccactggatgcgtgtccattgcagaacggcagcgctggttatccgctgcgtgctccgccgtccgtcaatacccaccggctgcgtttgctgtgcggtgcggtgcagctccgtcggaagacatctcggtgcactgccatgattagtatctcctcgtccatggtgttaacgaggtgaaatgacgtctgaaaacctttgacctgttgacttcaggcctgcctctgcccattatgtagtttttaaggtgtagtgcagggaaatatgatccgccgtgaacactgtgtattttattttgaaaattaaccggatgttttattgtgtttctgtgcacgacttcctgccccgcacgatctgctctgtgctgaattgctgcgttgtgctccggcgtccagcaaaaatagaagtcctgcgtatctgttgcggagggctccggagtgccggagctgagacggagccggaacgcagcacagccgcagctggtggaaacacacacattgactagaatggaatcctatcggctccgctgccgtgccggagcgcagacgcaaccaacatgcatctggtggaaattggcctttaGAGTACACACTGATGTTTATTTAAGTGTTCATGAGTTTgcttttaattagttatttaatgctataaaaTAGGGACTGACGCCATTATTGACAGCTGTGAGTGCCTGTGAACAATGGCACTATTTGCCATTGGTCGGATGGGTGTATTGGCGGGAACTTGCAGTGAtcactactgcacagactctcaGACACAAATTATGTCATTAacgcaagatggcagcggccgaATCCAGGATATTTTGCCTTTATATTTATCAGTGGGAGTGAGTGAAGATgggttgtccatctttatacacaGTGTACATTTCAGACCAAGATATGAAGGGGGCTCAACGTGGGCCGACATGTAGGTAAGGCGGGGGAGTCATGTGCCCAGTGGGCAGGTCACATGGAGCTGCCCCAGCCGCATCTATACCTACTCGAATCGGACTGTAAACCAAGACCGGCGCAGGGACAAGGAAGTCTAGGCCCAGATATCCATTATCTGTTGGCGACAATGGAACCCCCAAAATACTGGCTGTTGCCACAGGTTAGATCATCATCAGACCTATAGCCGATGAGTTTTGAGATTGGTTACATTGTgatagagccaggctagctgtgtccctgcttccagtcttaatgctaagatGGCCGGCTGCTGGtgatagcttcatatttagtgtATAGACATGAGACtggtatcaatcttcttgtCGAACCCTCAGCAGGACAGCACATAAGCACATGCTaagaactattcctttaataaaTGAATCTATAAACTGCAGGGAACATTCATCTCgcttcatgttttctttattttcacctAAAACCGAAATGATAAAAACTCCTctactcctcctcttcctcagctaCGGTATCAGAAGTGTCTGGTGGCACGGCCGCCCTCCCAGCGCGCTGGCTCCTCAACCTCGCCCTCCGCGGACTCTGTGACCCGCCGGGTGACCACCAGCGTGAAGCGTGGCGTGCAGTCTCTCATAGACACTCTGAAACCCAAGAAACAGCCGTCGGAACTCCCCCAGCAATGACCGTCACCAGTGACCACCGCACCCCCTCTCCTAACCGCAACCGGACGCCACTCACACACTATCGCCACGACAACACCTAATCAGTACCAGCCATGGTAACCAATGATGTACATACATGTTAACAAACACCACCGCAGATGAAGGAAAGAACAATTCTCCAGTACAcctgatgatttaaaaaaaaagaaaagaaagggtcATCTGTTTcatgaggaggaaaagaaaagctgGTGTCACTggttgaactttgacctttgaacGCTGCCGTGTCTAAGTGCTTCACTGGCCCTCACTGTATGCGGATCTCTGGGCTCAATGGATAACTTGATGGAGCACTCCACAGACAGGATACAGAATAACCCAGAGGAAGAATAGATCACATTTCTATTAACAGACTGGTTTATGGAACCACTCACTGGTTTACTCAGTTTTCTTTCATGCTCTGTCCCGTTCTGTAAAGACACTCATCAGCACAGTCAGAGCTCCTGGACCGGACGCCCAAGACGCCAAGCTACGGGAGCCTTCCAGGACAGAAAAGGTGTCGACTTGCTGTCATGGGATTTTAACAGCTGAATAAGAAAAGAAACCAGACCTGCCAACACGCTCCCTCCCACCAAAtggcataaaaatgttttgatccCTTCGATGTATGACAGActccataaaaaacaaaaaacttaacATGTACTTCGAGGATGAAAGAAGTGATTGTAACGATGAAGTGTATGTAAATGACTGTATGTAGGAAGAGAGAATTTAGGGCACAAAACTTGTAGATAAGAGGGGAGGAGATGAAGTGTCGGTGACAGATGTGGGTTTtgattttgcatgttttcttgATGGGATATGTTTTACATTGACGAGTTAAAAAAAGGGTCTCGGTGAGAAGAGTGGTGAACACACAAGTAATAGATGCTCTCAGCACAAGTCATCTCCGCTTGACCATGACTGGATTAACACTGGCACAAACAAAATCTGACCCATAAAAGGTTACTCTCTTCCCCATTTACTGAATCACAATTAAAGATTGTCGGTCAGCAATTTTTACCTTCCATTCCTTGATGGATGAGTCGATCAGCAAAAGAACGGTAAcactttttaatgtattttaaagcttttaatTAGTTACGATTGTAAATTCTTTTTGCATACATTATAGAGAAACTAGAGTTTAAAAGCTCAAGAATGTTACATTGCTTCTGTTTAAACTTTACAATTTCCTCAGGAATCTTTATGCAGACACCCCAGATTTATGTGGTAGCAACGAAATCCAGATCCAGGCTTTGACTTTGGCAGATGTGAAGCGCTCGAGTCTATATGAACAGTGGCACACGGTGGCGTTTGTCCTGCGCGGACAGCACGGAAAAGATCAAATCTGTGCCGTTCGGTTCTCTTCCTCAGTAAATCCAGTCAGTCTATTCCcactcacaaacaaaacacacacacacaaacatacacatatatgcacatacagcagtgaaaagaaaaagtctGCTGTCACTGGTATCAAAACCTTGACACTGCTCCTATGGCTCGTGGCCACCACCTGCACTCCACATGAACTCTGTGAATGCAGTCCGATCAAAgtgaaaaagacacacacacacaagacaaacaaGAGATGCTTAAAAAATCATTTCGATTCTGTTCTTCACTCATCTCCACACCATGTAAATGTAATCTGTTGTGACAATAAATGCATTACCAAAAGAAGAAGGGAGTAGCTTCTTGAATACGTCCTTTGATTTTTCAGGTCAGTGGAAGCCTATGTAATAGTTTTTCAGCATGCAGTCACATTGAAATGACATTGGCTCAGCCCTATAAATATATGCAGTTTGATTAGACTCTTACTGTGGCAAGGTTGTTCTTGAcggcacacagagacactgtaaTAATGACAGGTAATAACAGCTCTAGAAGCACTGAGgatgacttttttcccccacatgATCAACAACACTGTACATAATCTGGTGTTAGATTTAGACTCTACTGACTTTATTTATGTAAGCATTTGGCACAAAAGTTAACACATGTTTTATAGCTGTGTTGGTGTTTGTGAGCTCAAAACAGAGGGCGAGATCTGACCATAGCATCCCCGGAGAGACTGCCACTGGAGCTGGACATCGTCTGAACCGGGGTTCTCCACTTGCAGTTGAAGCTGCGGCTGAAACTTGTTCGGTTATGCTGATGTGAGAAAGGGTTGGGGAAGTGAACAGGAGGCAGGACGAACATGACAGGCTTCAGCACCACCTGAGCTCTGCGGGGACGGACAACCGGGGCCAGCGGGGTAGGAGGTGGAGGGGCGGGAGGCAGAGAGGTGGTAGGAGTTGTAGTGTTGGACACAGGGGTGAGGGTTTTCTTGGTTGTGCTGTGTTCTGGcttggaggaagagagggagctGGACACAGTGTTGTGTGAAGCCTGCAGGCACAGAGCTTTGGCTTTTCCTGAAGGACAGAAACAATGAGATGGAGGTCGGAGGGAGAAGACTGGATTGTTGGACCGTACAGAAAGCACTCAGGAAAGAGGATGAGGAATAACAGTACAAGACATTACATGCTTATGTTTAAACCAAACCTTCTTCCTTGCTACTCCTTTTAGCTAAAatcttaaaggaataaaaatgtCTCCTTTAATCAGCTGTATGTTCCTGTTATTACATACAGGACTAACATAATCATGCCCACCTTGTGACAGCTGTCGCCTGTTAGTGAATTCCTGATGTCCACACAAAGTAGTACTGTTGCTGCCCTTGGTCTCTTGGGTTTTGGCCTGAGCGCTGACAGAAGGGTGGTGTTGAGAGGTGCGAGCATGGGTCGTTTTTGTTATCCTGTTGGCGTGtccatgctgcttttttctggTTGGCTGGTTGGAGCCGATCCTGTCCAGTATGCCTTTGGCATTTGCCCTCTCAAGCACTTCATGTGGCAACTCTTTGACCTCTGTATGTGTTGTTGACTGAAACATATTGTATACAGAAGCATATAGCGAGATGTCATTTGACTTTACTCACAGACAGATCAAATGTAAGAAatgtgtgtattattattattatacatgaGAAATGTGGTGGCATCATTAAGAAATATGTCTAACACAATGTTTTATCTGCCCTAAAATGCAACTTGATCATACAGTACATCCACACTCTTTAAGCACTAAGCAAAATCATATAATCAGCATTTAATGGATACTAGTGCAGCAGCCATTCAAAACATGTCTGTTCGGAACAGGTCCTAAGCAACACACCTGCCAAGTGTGAAGTCGACTGTATGAGTGGTTGTCAAGAAAATCGATGGACAGGCATAATGATAGAGTACAACATGTCATACACTAAAAACCACCTGAGGGGAAACAATTGCACAATATGCAGCCAAGGGCTGAAACTAAAAACATTAGATTTTACCATGTCAGGGTTGTATTAGGACCTTATGTGTACCAGAGAGGAAAATAGATTGAGAAACTCAATATCATCAGTCTGAAATTCTTACAATACTTAAATATTTACAACTATTTGATCGAATCACCAGGTAGTATCATTATTTAACCTAACACAGATCAAATCCTGGCTTTACATAGCTTAGTTATTTTCAATCTATACAGCCTCTCTGACCAAACTACTAACTGTAACTTATATTTGGGAGTCATGATTCCAGTTTTCTTTCTACATTTGTCTTCTTAAAGGTTCAGCATCTTACAAAAAGTTAGTTCTGGGTTCTTAAACCGGCTGGTAGTGCATCCCATTACGCAGCAGCTTTTTAGGGCCTGTGTCaacatagctttttttttttctgagcgcCAGCTTCTTTGTTCATTTGTTCCCAATGAGGAGGGAGTGTATGCAGCCACAGGCAGCCACCTAGAGAAGAAGTGCCATGTCCAGCGTCTTTTTTCAGAGCGCACCAGCTTTACTGTGCGGCCGCTCCAAGAGCTTCcagttgaaaatctctgaacttgTCAGAAAGGAGTTGGTGTCCTCAGTGCTGCTCCTTCAgctactgtctgtctgtcttttatgTGAAACcatcacaacaaagacaaaaaagccCATTTGTGGGAGCAGATGGGTCGGACACTGAatgttgctggtgagtgttgtgcttttatcactgTATATGAGCTAAGCTTGTTGTTAACTATGTATTTAGCCTTCTGTTAACGTAGCACCACGTTAGCGACCTAGTTAATGTTGATGTCAAGATAATATTatagaaacaaaacccacatgtGGCGTgtcactgaaaaagaaaaagcactgGGAGAGCTTTTTGATGAAGCGCTCCCTGCCTTAGTTTTCTGCCAAAGAAAATCGCTATGTGGATACACGCCCATAGGCATATTTCTGTTGTTTGCTAGCAGACGGAAGTGACAAGGTGGCACCTTCACGctatacaaagtcaatgcagtGCAAAGAATTGTTTTCCCCTTTGGTGTAGGCGGGGCTTAACTGCACTCTGTCTCtacacagaaagacaaagactCCTTTGATTTTAGTTATTTACTAAAAAGTACGTTCAAAAAGTACAATTAATAGTTCAGGTGCTGCACATTATAGTaaaggaaaagaggagaggggaggaaaggagGGTGCCACCATGCCCTTGCTGGTGGCTGCAGGGTCACCTGCTGTCTCAGCACCAGCCCACACTGCAGCCTACTGCTCTTCTCAACGCCTGAATTATTCACAAGCACAGTGTACACTACAGGGACGTGCAGCCTGTGTGGGTTTAACTGcgtattttgtttttaagtgctTGCTTGTACTTTAAGGCAAATGCATATATGTGTTTATACAAGCTGTTTGCAATTCTATGCACACAGGTATTTGTGCATACCTGCTGTAAAACGTGCGACTGCATACTGCACTTGTGCATGTACGTATTTGTGTTGGCACACTCTGTGCACACAGGTAAACATGCTTCAGAGGCGCCGCTGTAATGCAGTCTTTGGTGGACGCCCTGAACTTCATTGATGCTAACTCATACAGACAGGGGGCGCTGAATTATTCAACAGACACTCTCCCTTGCCTCCCTTCCCTCCCCCTCACCCCTGTAAATCTCActtcctctccatctccacTAACCAACTGTGCCATACTCTGTAAATCTCTCATTTCCTTCTTGACTCTGCCAAACTTAGCTGCCACAGCGTACCCTGGGGCTGAACCCATTCTGTTTCAATACTTACGTCCAAAAtcaatatgtatatatatcttgGCAACTACACCCACATTTATAAAGCTCACCCTAAATGCTGAAGAAAACAATCAATGTGGAAAGTGTAGGGTTCTGAATCCTCTCTTATTATTGTCCAAATTCATCCATCACAGGTGGACTGTCAGAGGAGGGTCCAACTGTGATGGGCTCTGCTTTTTCTGGAAATTAGGACAGAAACACATTACTTGACTGTCTTTATTGTTCCCAGCTGTTTCTGTATGGAGGGCTCATAAAGAACTTTACTGGGCGGCGCTATGACAGGCGATGTAAGCCAGACAGCATTCAAACACTTATATAATTGCTCTTTTTATGGCGCTTTTCAGAGTGCCACAATAACTTTTGATTAGCTGAGTTTATTGGAGgtggggagaaaaaaatccTGTTTGAGGCACCATTACAGCACTTTGATTATCTTTTCATTCCTATCTGCGGAGGTATAAAACATGATGGATGGCCAGGAAAGGAACAGACACCACGGTGCGGAGCGCACGTCACACCCAGTGGGAGTAAAATGGCTTAATAACCCTGCACTGGCATCATAAGCATAAGAGCGGATTTTCATAATGTGAAGGAGTATGTCGTAAACGTGGCCGCGTTGTGGATTATGAGGACGTGGGGAAGCCCGGTCACACAGACCTGATGAGACTTGCTGATGCGCCGTTACTAATCCACGGCAGAAGACTGCACCCACAGCTAGTTAGAGCTGAGCTTCCCTCCCGTAATAGTCTTACTGTCAAACTTAACAACCACCGACAAAAATACTAAAGAGGTgtaggaggagaggaggtgagacagagagaggacagacgATGAATTTGGGAGAGACTTTATGAAGCAATGAAAGCCTTTGACTAGACAACACAatagagtcagagacagagtgcTCTCCAATAATTAGCTCCTTTCAGACAGAGCTACAACAAACCCAAATCCCCTCAAAGACACTTCTACAGTATCTAATTTCAAAGTGTTACTCAGAAACAccttcaaacacacaaaatgtggACTTCTACATGATTCCTCCATTGGGTACTCAAATCCAACACCTATTCTCTGCTATAACTGCAGCTCTGAAGCTAACCCTCTCTTCTCTCATCCTTTCATCTCATCCTGACTATCTCTAAATGTGATTTTTTCCCTCCCATATCAGCATTCATTGACACTCATCttgccaccctctcctccttcaTCTCACACTGTCTGGTTGCCAGATTAGACTCGGACACAACGCCTGTGTCTGTGACCCAACATTTTCATTCCTTCGAGCAGCTTGACCAAGTACCTGTCACACAGCCTGTGATGCTCATTTCCCCCTGTTCTCAACTTTGTGGCCTGGCACACAGCTTACCTTCCCCTTTCTGCcaaataacaaaaagaaaactttcTAAGGGCTCTGTTTCTAGAAGACAAACATGCTTCTGTTTCCCAGTGGATGACTTGTTCTTGAAAAATGGCTGTCAGCACTGTGTAACGGCTTTATCATAGTTCCCACACTTGTTTTTGGGCTCACCAATCAAATCTCTATCACCttgtctctgttgtctctgcaTCAATGTGTATTACAAGGGCTTTTCAGGACTCAGAAGAACGCAAGAAAAGGACAAGGGAGTTCTTCAGTAGACGCAAGGGATCAGTCACTTTGAACGCTGAACAAACCGTCACTAAAACATATAGCAATCAGCGAAATAACACTGGTATCATACTTGGAAAGGTCAGCTGAGGTTCAGGGCGAATGTTGGAATTATTCCTGTCATCAGAAACCAGACAGCTTGCGAGGGCCGGATATTAAATGAGCTTAATTTGTCCCCCGCTTGTCTCTTTGGCTGCGCTGCtcgagagcagcagcagcagtggtggtgtAAATTTCTGAAGGAGCTACAATAGATTCTGTTGGAGAAGTAAAATTATCATGTAGACCATGAAACCTCAGGGGAGGGAAAAGTATTGACTTCACATTTTAAGAGGAAAGTTGCAGGTTTTACCTTCCTTCCTTATTCCCTCcttattaaagttttttttggaGACAGTACCATGAGgccggtaaaaaaaaatatgcaccTTAACAGCAGTTGCTTCTCAGCGGTGTAAAGAGTGTTACATGCATGTGCACTTCAGCTGGACTACATTAATACATCACTCGTCCTTCCCTCTGGTCACTCCCATACTTAAAATATTCAAACACTAAATTGACCCATGGCTTCTTGTGGTACATAAAGTGTCAATATAAATAATAGTGAATATTGGTGATACAGATAACATCCTGTCTTTGTCAATTCATGAGGGTTTAGCCACTGCTTTGCTCTGTGAGCATTCTGCTGAAGTGATGCTTACCTCTCTGCTGAGAACAGCCAGAAAGCAGCCATTGCCCTGTTCTGAGGGCTCCAGCATAAAGAAGGGGTCTGTTTTCTCTGGATCCTCAGCATGGTCAGGAGTGCTGAACGGGGATGGACTAAGCCTAGAtgaaacacacatatacacaaacagagaaatacaGTTTGCACATAGAGgcagctttaaaaaaataacttaacaGGAGTCCTGTTAAGTAAACTAAATACACACAAGTCTATTAGTTATATAAGTAAAGTCAGTTATTCAAACAAATAATATTACTTGGGTTTTATTTATGCTGGCCTGAGGCATTGCCAGCACACCAGGCCAGCCTACTGCAGAGAGCAGTCGGTCTTAGTACATCCAGATCTACAGGAGGGATAAACTTGAACAACTCTTAAGTTCTTCAAAccactcaaatacacacactcacactcactcacactcactcacacacccacacacacatacacacacacacacacacacacacacacacacacacacacacacacaaaagaataACTATTCAAAAATATAAAGAATGTCTATAAGAAGGGGAGCTGTCTGAAAAGGGTTTTTTCTGCCCTTTTCACAGCATTTAGAGACATAAAATGGGACTTTTGATTATATTTTCTCCTTCAGCTTCTGCCTGAGGTGTGCTGAGACTTTGACAGAAGCCTGTCTGAACGGAAACAGACAAACAACTCAGCAAGCTGACAGACAGTAAGGcaaacagacaaagaaagaCAATGACTGAGACAGATGCATAAAGTGCACCAGGGCACTGAGGTACAGAGACCCGAGGCTGACCTGAAGTTTGCCTGTTTTGGTTCCCCCTCCTGTTCTGAGCGGGTCTTGGCTCGCTCCAGGGCTCTGCTCACCACCTCCTCATTCTCTTCTTGGTATGAGGAACAGGTAGAGTACACCACTGCCAAAACCTTGGGGACTATACATAGAAATATGTGGACTGTATTAACATTTTCCATGtatataaatatgtgtgttGCAACTGTATTGCACTTTTAATTGTAAATAAATCTGTGACACATACTACCAAGACATTAAACTAAAGCTACTTCACTGACACGAGACCACAATCCTAGACAACAAACTAATTCCATGTCTAATTAAAGCAGGAAGACAGACAATCACACGCACATTCAGTCAAAAAGTTTCCTCATCTAATTTTATGACAATTAAATTTGATTATTCAAACTGAGCCATCCTCCTCATCAAGCGCTCCCTTTGAAGAAACGGGCTCGTGAATATTAATTCTTTAGTACTGTTTGTGTATATACATGGCTCATTTTATTCAACTGCTGCTGGCTTGTAGATTTGTGAAGCTATCGGCCGTTTGATTTCCTTCATTTGAGCTTTGATTTCTTTCTTGCTCACTAATTATAGCCAGACAGAAACAATTAACGCAGAGCTGATAACAAATAAAACCTGCTCAGATGTGGCAAATCGGCTCCAAACAAACGTGAAATATTGCTTCTAAGGAAGCGGAACCGAATCCAAGGAGCGAGAGGCATGAGGCACAAGTATTTGTTATTCAGATGTCCTTTTCTATAATAAAACCACCTCACAGCTGGGACATTAAGGGCTACGGAggtgtgtttgtaaatgtcTGTAAGCATCTGTccatgtgtgtgcctgtgtggaGTTACTGAAATGAGACCATCGACTCAACCGCGCCAGAGCACTCGATACACACCCACCATTAATTAACAGTCCTATTAGAAAGTATCTACACTGGCAAAAAATGCAGAAGAGGGCTGATCGATGGCAGTGTGATTAGAGGAGCTAGTTTTCATTGCCTCGAACAGTAAGACTCCAACTGCTCGATGAACATGACCCAGACAACACAGAAAGAGGAGCGCTGAACAATACAAGATGAACTGAGGCTAATGAGTGAAGCTCCTGGACGCAGATAAACGTGCTACTGGTTGGAATAAAACACTACATAATAAACTACGCCTGAGAAGGAAATCACTGACTGCAGATTAGAGCCGCAGCACCTGTATAGAACACAATATGATGCAGAGCAGGTCTCTCTGTCAAATTCAGTTCTTCAGAATGTGTGCAATACAAAGCAGACTTAGTAATCACTTGTCTAAAATATGCGAGGAATGCTGCAGGACTGTTGCCGACCGGCGCGGAGCAACATTAACATTCCTAATTAAGACTCAGATGATCTCCCAGGGATACCACAGGCTTCAGCCTAATGGCACATGAGATTAGATAATTAGGACGTATAAGCTTCATTGTGTCAGAGAGGTGAGAGAGGCTATGCACTCAAGCCTGAGCTCATATgccgtgtgtgcgtgtgtgcgcttgtCAACATGAGAGCAGGTGGTTCAAAACTCACACTTCAAGGCATGATCAATATCCTTCCTCTGCTGGGTTACCAGAGCTTCCAGTTTGCTCTGGGCTATGGAGCCCTGGGATAAGTCCTGCAGCAGTTCTGTGTCTGAGAAAGAGCAGAGTCTCTGTTTTATTAACTGATCTGTTTACCAATGTGCTGTGCGTGAGAATGGCTTATATTTAAACAACTCCAATATAAATGACATCCACTTAAGTAGATGGAAGGGCTTtctttgacagggttgttaaaGGGTAAAGATGTGCAGCCTGCAGGAGAACTGTGGATGGATCATCAAAAACAAACCTTCAAAACTATATAAAACATAGCAATAAAATGCATGAAATGTAAATCGTTATTTATGGTAATGCTCTCTATCTTCTGTTTAAATGTGAATTTGCTCTATTTTagatttatgttttatattttaagtaaCTGCTTATCAATAAATTCTGCTGCATCAAACCTTAAAAGTAGCTGACTACAATTCTACTTTTACATCTTAGTAAATCTGCTTTAAACCTTCAAAAAACACTCACAGCAGACTTTTTATGATGATGTAGAAACAGTTAATAGCAAGAGAGCTATGCAGGTTTAGGAATCTGCATAATTTGCATTCACAGACTGTGAGTTTGTGTGCTACTTGTCATGCAGTATGAACTCAGGAAATTGTGCGCACACTGCACGCAGCATCCTAAACATGTAcctctgttttctttcagtgtGGACGCAACTGGGTGTAAAACAGACAAAGCCACAACATGTATTTCTGAAGTCCTCACTTAATGGCTCTGCTATAATGC
This region of Epinephelus fuscoguttatus linkage group LG9, E.fuscoguttatus.final_Chr_v1 genomic DNA includes:
- the LOC125894208 gene encoding amyloid beta precursor protein binding family B member 2 isoform X3, encoding MAERKSAKAAAGSSSQTGSDVPLQEFPMPKTELVQKFHVLYLGMTSVSRPIGMDIINGAIESLLSSTGKEDWTPVILSIADTTLAVIKEKEEEEEVLVECRVRFLSFMGVGRDIHSFAFIMDTGNQHFQCHVFWCDPNAGSVSEAVQAACVLRYQKCLVARPPSQRAGSSTSPSADSVTRRVTTSVKRGVQSLIDTLKPKKQPSELPQQ
- the LOC125894209 gene encoding putative methyltransferase NSUN7 isoform X2, whose protein sequence is MIDSCFYLSQLMPDDQMSLVAVMLYDFQDRKFLPRERQGVDEIVQEVRDVENYLLRYKTKLAASLARCRIKHDLLSIECILPESVKKKQERSSSLPLHAWVNTQRSSLDEVQSVLKSVGFSQVKSIGQLEGQTFCQDPHCGDVLVFPAQLKAQLYTTKLLSNHKLIIQDKSCSLGPNAVCSLLPEEGDVLMAGCISGLTVCHTASLIAEKHKANNSNHQPTVYACVSDRTNVQREELQQAVAAMGCKNVKLIPEVFKSLDGGDKRLQRVRVILLMPKCSVSAVSNLVEFILQENGDTELLQDLSQGSIAQSKLEALVTQQRKDIDHALKFPKVLAVVYSTCSSYQEENEEVVSRALERAKTRSEQEGEPKQANFRLSPSPFSTPDHAEDPEKTDPFFMLEPSEQGNGCFLAVLSRESTTHTEVKELPHEVLERANAKGILDRIGSNQPTRKKQHGHANRITKTTHARTSQHHPSVSAQAKTQETKGSNSTTLCGHQEFTNRRQLSQGKAKALCLQASHNTVSSSLSSSKPEHSTTKKTLTPVSNTTTPTTSLPPAPPPPTPLAPVVRPRRAQVVLKPVMFVLPPVHFPNPFSHQHNRTSFSRSFNCKWRTPVQTMSSSSGSLSGDAMVRSRPLF